A single genomic interval of Oceanithermus profundus DSM 14977 harbors:
- a CDS encoding S9 family peptidase — protein sequence MPDPNPQDFHRLRFLSDLTPGPGGGALFLETSVEAPEQEGDPPRYLSRLWLQRDGKRRALTQEDTARPRWDGGRYVYFLRKYDQVKQLYRLDLAGGEAERLTSFKAGVEGYVLGPEGALAVLTRGDEAPAKPGTPRVYDRLPFKFDGVGLLPERSRQVRVRRSDGGWSEPSELPTDVDAAAWDERGDELVLVASGDFEERRRWIQRLYRWRPGGEAREIGGGFGPVSDPVFSEDGGSIYFVGYDWAAGIGASPGVWRLPRSGGEADRLTPEALYVGLSLVSDVHYGDYGRALEPDGEGGFWFSVTEAGEGRLYRLRADGGVEGPLPLPGSLAAFAVIEGEVRHTLLEDYHRPPVLYTGGEAVHDPNADFLEGWPAPEAFRWRSSEGHDVHGWVLLPEGEGPHPTVLYVHGGPHAAYGRAMLFEFYLLRSRGLAVVYANPRGSVGYGQDYAQIKGRWGEADAADVLGFLDAAVERFGLDGDRLGVAGGSYGGFMTNWLTARYPDKFKAAATQRSICNWTSFWGASDIGIRFSELELGAGLWEAPELYWQKSPLAHAHALKTPTLVVHAEQDHRCPIDQGETWFAALVNRGVPARFLRVPEEGHELSRSGRPDRRVKRLEEIVDWLTQYLLP from the coding sequence ATGCCCGATCCGAACCCGCAAGACTTCCACCGGCTGCGCTTCCTCTCGGACCTCACGCCCGGTCCCGGAGGGGGCGCGCTCTTCCTGGAGACTTCCGTCGAAGCGCCGGAGCAGGAAGGCGATCCGCCCCGCTACCTGTCCCGCCTCTGGCTCCAGCGCGACGGTAAACGCCGCGCGCTCACCCAGGAGGACACGGCCCGCCCCCGCTGGGACGGGGGGCGCTACGTCTACTTCCTGCGCAAGTACGACCAGGTCAAGCAGCTGTACCGGCTCGACCTCGCCGGGGGGGAGGCCGAACGGCTGACCTCGTTCAAGGCCGGCGTGGAAGGCTACGTGCTGGGCCCCGAGGGGGCGCTGGCGGTCCTCACCCGGGGCGACGAGGCGCCGGCAAAGCCCGGCACGCCCCGGGTCTACGACCGGTTGCCCTTCAAGTTCGACGGCGTCGGACTGCTTCCCGAGCGCAGCCGCCAGGTGCGGGTACGCCGCAGCGACGGCGGGTGGAGCGAACCCAGCGAGCTGCCCACCGACGTGGACGCGGCCGCCTGGGACGAACGGGGCGACGAGCTCGTGCTGGTCGCGAGCGGGGATTTCGAGGAGCGACGACGCTGGATCCAGCGGTTGTACCGCTGGCGCCCGGGCGGGGAGGCGCGCGAGATCGGGGGCGGTTTCGGCCCCGTGAGCGACCCCGTCTTCTCCGAGGACGGCGGGTCGATCTACTTCGTGGGGTACGACTGGGCCGCGGGCATCGGCGCGAGCCCGGGCGTTTGGCGGCTGCCGCGGTCGGGCGGCGAGGCCGATCGCCTGACGCCCGAGGCGTTGTACGTGGGGCTCTCGCTCGTCTCCGACGTGCACTACGGCGACTACGGTCGGGCGCTCGAGCCCGACGGCGAGGGCGGCTTCTGGTTCAGCGTCACCGAGGCGGGCGAGGGGCGCCTCTACCGCCTGCGCGCGGACGGCGGGGTCGAAGGGCCGCTGCCGCTGCCGGGCAGCCTGGCCGCCTTCGCGGTGATCGAGGGGGAGGTGCGCCACACCCTGCTCGAGGACTACCACCGTCCGCCGGTCCTCTACACCGGAGGCGAGGCGGTGCACGATCCCAACGCCGATTTCCTGGAGGGCTGGCCCGCGCCCGAGGCTTTCCGCTGGCGCTCCTCCGAGGGCCATGACGTCCACGGCTGGGTGCTCCTGCCCGAAGGCGAGGGGCCGCACCCGACGGTGCTCTACGTCCACGGCGGTCCCCACGCCGCCTACGGCCGGGCAATGCTCTTCGAGTTCTACCTGTTGCGGTCGCGCGGTTTGGCGGTCGTCTACGCCAACCCCCGCGGCTCGGTGGGCTACGGTCAGGACTACGCCCAGATCAAGGGTCGCTGGGGCGAGGCCGACGCCGCCGACGTGCTGGGCTTCCTCGACGCCGCCGTGGAGCGGTTCGGCCTCGACGGCGACCGCCTGGGCGTGGCCGGCGGCTCTTACGGCGGCTTCATGACCAACTGGCTCACCGCGCGTTACCCCGACAAGTTCAAGGCCGCGGCCACCCAGCGCTCGATCTGCAACTGGACGAGCTTCTGGGGGGCTTCGGACATCGGGATTCGCTTTTCCGAGCTCGAGCTGGGGGCGGGCCTGTGGGAAGCGCCGGAGCTCTACTGGCAGAAGAGCCCGCTGGCCCACGCCCACGCCCTCAAGACCCCCACCCTCGTCGTCCACGCCGAGCAGGACCACCGCTGCCCCATCGACCAGGGCGAGACCTGGTTCGCCGCCCTGGTGAACCGCGGCGTCCCCGCCCGCTTCCTGCGGGTGCCCGAGGAAGGGCACGAGCTCTCCCGCTCCGGCCGCCCCGACCGGCGGGTGAAGCGGCTTGAGGAGATCGTGGACTGGCTCACTCAATATCTATTGCCATGA
- a CDS encoding radical SAM/SPASM domain-containing protein, translated as MSAKPQPYLIKVKNSDGGDPRFFDTLKGRWVVSASTDEVATFEAALQKARLQHLARHFRNDHLQLILLPTEDCNFRCVYCYEDFQLGRMRPEVQQGIRRLVRKRAPGLKALEIGWFGGEPLTAYDVVLDLTRYFVRTAKEHDVLLLQRMTTNGYLLTPDRFEELHGLGLRNYQVTLDGSEEEHDKKRIGKGGFRTFGVIWNNLEFMKDSRFDYVVTIRVNIDRENLTHMPAFIERLASTFGPDRRFRLHLHKVGRWGGANDASLETIDDERALLRLYRLARDAGVRLDLDMKPGSKVCYAALPYSFVVRADGRINKCTVALEEAENQVGRILADGSLLLNSERLRPWILDGSLADPVCQTCAIRPLCEGNACPWVRIRDGKRPCPPLRGLAQDYLELQASGPPV; from the coding sequence ATGAGCGCAAAGCCCCAACCCTACCTGATCAAGGTCAAGAACTCGGACGGCGGCGATCCGCGTTTCTTCGACACGTTGAAGGGTCGCTGGGTTGTCAGCGCGAGCACCGATGAAGTGGCTACGTTCGAGGCCGCGCTTCAGAAAGCGCGGCTGCAGCACCTGGCGCGCCATTTTCGCAACGACCACTTGCAGCTCATCCTTCTTCCCACGGAGGATTGCAACTTCCGCTGCGTTTACTGCTACGAAGACTTCCAGCTTGGCCGCATGCGCCCTGAGGTTCAACAAGGAATCCGCAGATTGGTCCGGAAGCGCGCTCCTGGTTTGAAGGCGCTTGAAATCGGGTGGTTCGGAGGAGAGCCGCTCACAGCCTACGACGTCGTCCTTGACCTAACGCGCTATTTCGTGCGCACGGCCAAAGAGCACGATGTGTTGCTCCTGCAGCGCATGACCACCAACGGCTACCTCTTGACGCCCGATCGCTTCGAGGAGTTGCACGGTCTGGGTTTGCGCAACTACCAGGTCACACTGGACGGCAGCGAGGAGGAGCACGACAAAAAGAGGATCGGGAAGGGAGGGTTTCGCACGTTCGGGGTTATCTGGAACAACCTGGAGTTCATGAAGGACAGCCGTTTCGATTACGTTGTTACCATTCGAGTAAATATTGATCGGGAAAACCTTACGCATATGCCGGCGTTCATAGAACGCTTAGCGTCCACATTCGGCCCTGATCGGCGTTTCCGGCTTCATTTGCACAAGGTCGGGCGCTGGGGAGGTGCGAACGACGCCAGCCTGGAAACCATTGACGACGAACGGGCTTTATTGCGCTTGTACCGCCTGGCGCGGGATGCGGGCGTGCGGCTTGACCTGGACATGAAGCCGGGTAGCAAGGTCTGCTACGCGGCCTTGCCTTACTCTTTCGTCGTGCGCGCGGATGGGAGGATCAACAAGTGCACGGTCGCGCTCGAGGAAGCCGAGAACCAGGTGGGGAGAATCCTGGCCGACGGCTCCTTGTTGCTCAACAGCGAGCGTCTGCGCCCGTGGATACTGGACGGATCGCTCGCCGACCCGGTCTGCCAGACCTGTGCGATCCGGCCGCTGTGCGAGGGAAACGCATGTCCGTGGGTACGTATCCGCGACGGCAAGCGACCATGCCCGCCGCTGCGGGGGCTGGCGCAGGACTACCTTGAGCTACAGGCTTCGGGTCCACCGGTATAG
- a CDS encoding M16 family metallopeptidase has product MERYTAGYLSNGVGYLLAPRIHAHVTHVDVFLRAGPRYEREAINGVTHYLEHLLVNPAYFRGALKKLWGALENQGATLGAWTGKEFLMLRIVVPAEAATKALDFARAMLEPARIRKADVEAERPVILDELMRRRYSAQQAFLIVEEALFRGGYGRPILGKEATVRELTYKEIKDWAERATAADSIRVVVSGSVGEGAIAGVERLGDLEKGEPLYDEGYVEVAPRFVAIPGDSPRVRLLLAFPGPGMNREDRFASEVLAYLSGAGLRSRIFQDLRQKRGLAYEVFGGSIHYENAGLLFFNVELARERLLDGFRVLIGSVRSISDLDLSSEDTTRAVEGLVMSLLQQTETAQVSQKLGMNWLHDNLFFPSREAMRYRRVSPADVRGIAEKYLKTETMAMAAVGVGAGELTEMMEVMQ; this is encoded by the coding sequence GTGGAACGGTACACGGCTGGATACCTCAGCAACGGGGTGGGTTACCTGCTCGCACCCCGCATCCATGCGCACGTCACGCACGTGGACGTTTTCTTGCGAGCCGGGCCGAGGTACGAACGCGAGGCGATCAACGGCGTCACCCACTACCTCGAGCACTTACTCGTCAACCCAGCCTACTTTCGTGGTGCGCTAAAGAAGCTGTGGGGCGCACTCGAAAATCAGGGGGCCACTTTGGGCGCATGGACCGGCAAAGAATTCTTGATGCTCAGGATCGTGGTTCCCGCCGAAGCTGCTACAAAGGCGCTGGACTTCGCCAGAGCGATGCTCGAACCTGCACGCATACGGAAGGCCGACGTTGAAGCCGAGCGTCCCGTGATCCTCGACGAGCTGATGCGGCGGCGGTACTCCGCGCAGCAGGCGTTCCTCATCGTTGAAGAGGCGCTGTTCCGCGGTGGCTACGGGCGGCCCATCCTCGGCAAGGAGGCCACCGTGCGCGAACTAACCTACAAGGAGATCAAAGACTGGGCCGAACGCGCGACCGCCGCCGACTCCATACGCGTCGTCGTGTCGGGGAGTGTAGGGGAGGGTGCCATAGCCGGGGTCGAGCGCCTTGGAGACCTGGAAAAAGGGGAACCTTTGTACGACGAAGGGTATGTGGAGGTCGCACCTCGGTTCGTTGCAATCCCGGGCGATTCTCCCAGGGTGCGGTTGCTTCTTGCCTTCCCCGGTCCTGGAATGAACCGGGAGGACCGCTTTGCCAGCGAAGTGCTCGCTTACCTGTCCGGTGCCGGACTGAGGTCACGGATATTCCAGGACCTGCGGCAAAAGCGCGGTCTCGCGTACGAGGTATTCGGTGGATCCATACACTACGAAAACGCCGGCTTGCTGTTCTTCAATGTCGAGCTTGCGAGGGAGCGTTTGCTTGATGGTTTCCGGGTCCTCATTGGCAGCGTCCGCTCCATTTCCGATTTGGATTTGAGTAGCGAAGATACGACCCGTGCCGTTGAGGGGCTCGTGATGAGTCTACTGCAGCAGACCGAAACCGCCCAGGTATCGCAAAAGCTCGGCATGAACTGGCTTCATGACAACTTATTTTTCCCGTCACGTGAGGCCATGAGGTACCGGCGCGTTTCGCCCGCCGACGTGCGCGGAATCGCCGAAAAATACCTGAAAACCGAGACGATGGCCATGGCGGCCGTCGGCGTTGGGGCAGGGGAGCTTACCGAAATGATGGAGGTGATGCAATGA
- a CDS encoding acyl-CoA dehydrogenase family protein, with amino-acid sequence MALNDEQTMVLEMVRRFAREELAQQAPEYDKRGEYPWPQLRKMGELGLLGMNTPEAWGGTGLDAVTWALVMEEIAAADPSVAVIFSVTSGLPQYMLLKFGTDEQKEKYLRPLAEGRWIGAFALTEASAGSDPKGLKSTAERVDGGYRLSGVKSWITSGGQAQLYVIMARAPEGITAFLVPAGAEGLSFGEPEEKMGLHAAHTTEVRMDGVFVPDEDRLGEEGKGLHYALAGLDSGRLGIAAQAVGIARAAFEIARDYADEREQFGRRIREFQGVSFKLAEMATAIEASRLLVLNGAMKKQAGARFTREASMAKLMASRTAVDVTREAVQILGGNGYAVDYRVERYYRDAKITEIYEGTSEIQKIVISRELYR; translated from the coding sequence ATCGCCCTGAACGACGAACAGACGATGGTGCTGGAGATGGTGCGGCGCTTCGCCCGCGAGGAACTGGCCCAGCAGGCCCCTGAGTACGACAAGCGCGGCGAGTACCCCTGGCCCCAGCTGCGCAAGATGGGCGAACTCGGCCTCCTGGGCATGAACACCCCGGAAGCGTGGGGCGGTACCGGCCTCGACGCGGTCACCTGGGCGCTCGTCATGGAGGAGATCGCCGCCGCCGACCCCTCGGTGGCTGTAATCTTTTCGGTAACCTCAGGCCTGCCCCAGTACATGCTGCTCAAGTTCGGCACGGACGAACAAAAGGAAAAGTACCTGCGCCCCCTGGCCGAAGGCCGCTGGATCGGTGCCTTCGCGCTCACCGAAGCCTCGGCGGGCTCCGACCCCAAGGGGCTCAAGAGCACAGCCGAGCGGGTGGACGGCGGCTACCGGCTCTCGGGCGTGAAAAGCTGGATCACCTCCGGCGGCCAGGCGCAGCTCTACGTGATCATGGCGCGCGCGCCCGAGGGGATCACCGCCTTTCTGGTGCCCGCCGGGGCCGAGGGGCTGTCCTTCGGCGAACCCGAGGAGAAGATGGGCCTCCACGCCGCCCACACCACCGAGGTGCGCATGGACGGCGTCTTCGTCCCCGACGAGGACCGTCTTGGCGAGGAGGGCAAGGGGCTCCACTACGCCCTCGCCGGCCTCGACTCGGGGCGGCTGGGCATCGCCGCACAAGCGGTGGGCATCGCCCGCGCGGCCTTCGAGATCGCCCGCGACTACGCGGACGAGCGCGAGCAGTTCGGACGCAGGATCCGCGAGTTCCAGGGGGTCTCGTTCAAGCTGGCGGAGATGGCCACGGCCATCGAGGCGAGCCGGCTGCTGGTTTTGAACGGGGCCATGAAGAAGCAGGCGGGGGCGCGCTTCACCCGCGAGGCCAGCATGGCCAAGCTGATGGCCAGCCGCACCGCCGTCGACGTGACCCGCGAGGCGGTGCAGATCCTCGGCGGCAACGGCTACGCGGTGGACTACCGGGTGGAGCGGTACTACCGCGACGCCAAGATCACCGAGATCTACGAGGGGACCTCGGAGATCCAGAAGATCGTCATCAGCCGCGAGCTCTACCGCTAA
- a CDS encoding DUF3108 domain-containing protein — MVLVKAPVLLKYKLSYAGREAGEQQLRYERTRSGARMTLTADVALPLPRTKQRWVSEMDARGVPLKFSERVEGRQNKVYEVEFLREDGVVVTRGEPEFVLPYTVDYHDPLSLILALGQSEAAVVTLPLLGGRVHAERVGEETLALPWGEVQARAWRLRPGVSLIYYDPEGYPLRFSQQVGGHVFEAELTEVVHEPEPEERPEKKKKSRRRGGRRRRRRR, encoded by the coding sequence ATGGTGCTGGTGAAAGCGCCGGTGCTCCTCAAGTACAAACTCAGCTACGCCGGACGCGAAGCGGGGGAGCAGCAGCTCCGCTACGAGCGCACCCGTTCGGGCGCGCGCATGACCCTGACCGCCGACGTGGCCTTGCCGCTGCCGCGCACCAAACAGCGCTGGGTCAGCGAGATGGACGCCCGCGGCGTGCCCCTGAAGTTCAGCGAACGCGTCGAGGGCCGCCAGAACAAGGTCTACGAGGTGGAGTTCCTGCGCGAGGACGGCGTCGTCGTCACGCGGGGCGAGCCCGAGTTCGTGCTGCCCTACACGGTCGATTACCACGATCCGCTCTCGCTCATCCTGGCCCTGGGCCAGAGCGAAGCTGCGGTGGTCACCCTGCCGCTTTTGGGCGGGCGGGTGCACGCCGAGCGCGTGGGCGAGGAGACGCTCGCGCTGCCCTGGGGCGAGGTCCAGGCGCGCGCCTGGCGGCTGCGCCCGGGCGTGAGCCTGATCTACTACGACCCCGAGGGTTACCCGCTGCGGTTCTCGCAGCAGGTGGGCGGGCACGTCTTCGAAGCCGAGCTCACCGAGGTCGTGCACGAGCCCGAACCCGAAGAGCGCCCCGAAAAGAAGAAGAAGTCGCGCCGCCGCGGCGGTCGCCGCCGGCGCCGCCGGAGGTGA
- a CDS encoding MFS transporter, with the protein MNHPLKNPNFRTYLVARLFGALGSYMMEVALMWWALEATGRNDSVAWVALTMSIVGMAASPFGGVLADRTHKVGLASMGYALGMLAPATAAALLLSGHLTFGLVVAIVAVDNLISSFFAPANHALGPLLLTKEQYSQGTAMAQGMSKLLRMASMPLGGMLVAVLGVAATLLITASVYLIAALIVRFVEEPRAARVVSASTPASEGDAAGSAAEQPHASLRQRWIDPLTATAKMLFGVPLLAAALFMVGLLNFILSPIGVMMAPYAKSLGGGAEGYGLLLAGVTAGELLGYAVFTTFRSPRSLPLILGGSMMMGLSIGVLAWVTSLWLAVVALAISGFGAVAVGVHLDALAIKLIPREFMGRALSMIGVLLNGLGPLGLVVAGFALKTLSFPVIFNVISGLLIVASLLWLWPSIVRAIQDAESEPAVTDDAAEAAVGETA; encoded by the coding sequence GTGAACCACCCGCTCAAAAACCCCAATTTCCGCACCTACCTCGTCGCTCGCCTGTTTGGTGCGCTGGGTTCGTACATGATGGAAGTGGCCTTGATGTGGTGGGCGCTGGAGGCCACCGGCCGGAACGATTCGGTGGCCTGGGTGGCGCTTACCATGTCGATCGTTGGTATGGCGGCGTCTCCGTTCGGTGGGGTGCTTGCCGACCGCACCCACAAAGTAGGGCTGGCTTCGATGGGCTATGCGCTTGGCATGCTGGCGCCCGCCACTGCGGCGGCGCTGCTGCTTTCCGGTCACCTTACTTTCGGCCTCGTAGTGGCGATTGTGGCGGTGGACAATCTCATTTCATCGTTCTTCGCTCCTGCCAACCATGCCCTAGGTCCGCTTCTTCTCACCAAAGAGCAGTACTCGCAGGGAACGGCAATGGCCCAGGGGATGTCCAAGCTGTTGCGCATGGCTTCGATGCCGCTAGGGGGGATGCTGGTCGCCGTGCTCGGCGTGGCGGCGACGTTGCTCATCACCGCGTCGGTCTACCTGATCGCCGCTTTGATCGTTCGATTCGTCGAGGAGCCACGAGCGGCCCGCGTAGTCTCAGCTTCGACGCCCGCCAGCGAGGGGGATGCGGCCGGGTCGGCTGCGGAGCAGCCGCATGCGTCGCTGCGGCAGCGATGGATCGACCCGCTGACTGCGACAGCGAAGATGCTTTTCGGCGTACCGCTTCTTGCCGCGGCCCTGTTCATGGTGGGGCTGCTCAACTTCATCCTTTCGCCCATAGGCGTCATGATGGCGCCGTACGCCAAGTCGCTTGGGGGCGGAGCAGAAGGATACGGACTGCTCCTTGCCGGGGTTACCGCCGGTGAACTGTTGGGATACGCCGTGTTCACAACGTTTCGTAGCCCTCGATCGCTCCCGCTTATCTTGGGGGGCAGTATGATGATGGGCCTGTCCATCGGGGTGCTGGCGTGGGTGACGAGCCTTTGGCTTGCCGTCGTTGCACTGGCGATTTCGGGGTTTGGGGCGGTGGCCGTGGGGGTGCACCTCGACGCGCTCGCGATCAAGCTGATTCCAAGGGAGTTCATGGGGCGTGCGTTGAGCATGATCGGCGTCCTGTTGAATGGCCTGGGCCCGCTAGGGCTCGTCGTGGCGGGATTCGCCCTCAAGACCCTGTCGTTCCCCGTGATTTTCAACGTCATTTCCGGGCTTCTAATCGTGGCTTCGTTGCTATGGCTGTGGCCTTCGATCGTGCGAGCCATTCAGGACGCCGAGTCGGAGCCGGCAGTGACCGATGATGCCGCCGAAGCCGCCGTTGGAGAAACGGCTTAG
- a CDS encoding glycerol-3-phosphate acyltransferase — translation MDVLYAVAVGYLLGSLPFAVWFGWIQKKNLLAEGSGNPGAINAIRVLGVVPGLMVLLLDVFKGFLAVFYGALLGGTAGALAGGVAAVAGHLCSIWIRCRGGKGVATAAGVWLAVQPGAVFVLALAWAGGWLLSRDAYKSFAVAALFLAPVAFWLTGDAEVTLAALATGGLLFFAHLKYLRA, via the coding sequence TTGGACGTCCTCTACGCCGTGGCCGTGGGCTACCTTCTGGGCAGCCTGCCCTTTGCGGTGTGGTTCGGCTGGATCCAGAAGAAGAACCTGCTCGCCGAGGGCTCGGGCAACCCCGGCGCGATCAACGCCATCCGGGTGCTGGGCGTGGTGCCCGGCCTGATGGTGTTGCTGCTCGACGTCTTCAAGGGGTTCCTGGCCGTCTTCTACGGGGCGCTCCTGGGCGGCACCGCCGGCGCGCTGGCCGGGGGCGTGGCCGCGGTGGCGGGCCACCTTTGCTCGATCTGGATCCGCTGCCGCGGCGGCAAGGGGGTGGCCACCGCCGCTGGCGTCTGGCTGGCCGTGCAACCCGGCGCGGTGTTCGTCCTTGCCCTGGCCTGGGCCGGGGGCTGGCTCCTGAGCCGCGACGCCTACAAGAGCTTCGCCGTGGCGGCGCTCTTCCTGGCGCCGGTGGCCTTCTGGCTCACGGGCGACGCCGAGGTCACGCTCGCGGCGCTGGCCACCGGCGGCCTGCTGTTTTTCGCGCACCTGAAGTATCTACGCGCCTGA
- a CDS encoding cobalamin B12-binding domain-containing protein, with amino-acid sequence MGAMERRIRVLIAKPGLDGHDRGAKVVARALRDAGMEVIYTGLRQTPEMIVSAALQEDVDAIGLSVLSGAHMHYFREVKRLLDEQGAGDVLLFGGGIIPDEDVPKLKEIGVAEVFGPGTPTGEIVAFIRKATEARWAAQ; translated from the coding sequence ATGGGGGCAATGGAACGTCGAATCCGCGTACTCATCGCCAAACCCGGCCTGGACGGGCACGACCGCGGCGCCAAGGTGGTGGCCCGGGCGCTGCGCGACGCCGGGATGGAGGTCATCTACACCGGCCTGCGGCAAACCCCCGAGATGATCGTGAGCGCCGCGCTCCAGGAAGACGTCGACGCCATCGGCCTTTCGGTGCTCTCGGGCGCGCACATGCACTACTTCCGCGAGGTCAAGCGGCTGCTCGACGAGCAGGGCGCGGGGGACGTGCTCCTCTTCGGCGGCGGCATCATCCCCGACGAGGACGTGCCCAAGCTCAAAGAGATCGGGGTGGCCGAGGTCTTCGGCCCCGGAACGCCCACCGGCGAGATCGTCGCGTTCATCCGCAAGGCCACCGAGGCCCGCTGGGCCGCCCAGTAA
- the hisD gene encoding histidinol dehydrogenase produces the protein MEIPRYEAKEVRGRFAARRLQFALSERVRAGIRSAFGEELSAEEAVRRIVGDVAAGGQKALDEWSLKLDRHATYEVPKREWREAYDDLSTELREALGIARERLEKFHRKEPKGGFLAATSGGMLAQIVRPIRRVGAYVPGGSAPLLSTVLHTVVLARVAGVQEVIVATPPPVHPGVMAAAWAAGADRLFAMGGAQAVAALAYGTEQVPRVDKIVGPGNLFVTLAKKEVYGVVGIDGLAGPTETLIVADASADPATVAADLLAQAEHDPAAEPWLLSPDAGLLDAVAAELERQLETLPRAEIARAALQNGGLVQVRDLSSALELADLYAPEHLCLSVERPTDWLGQVNNAGGVFLGEHSGEAIGDYLAGPSHVMPTSGSARWTGALAVRDFLKIVPVVALSARAAAELSALGARLAREEELEAHARSLERRAGPSGA, from the coding sequence GTGGAGATCCCCAGGTACGAGGCCAAGGAGGTGCGCGGGCGCTTTGCGGCCCGCCGGTTGCAGTTCGCCCTCAGCGAGCGGGTGCGTGCGGGCATTCGGAGCGCCTTTGGCGAGGAGCTCAGCGCCGAGGAGGCCGTGCGCCGCATCGTCGGCGACGTGGCCGCCGGCGGGCAGAAGGCGCTCGACGAATGGAGCCTGAAGCTCGACCGCCACGCCACCTACGAGGTGCCCAAACGCGAGTGGCGGGAGGCCTACGACGACCTGAGCACCGAGCTGCGCGAGGCCCTGGGCATCGCCCGCGAGCGCCTGGAGAAGTTTCACCGCAAGGAACCGAAGGGCGGTTTCCTGGCCGCCACCTCGGGGGGCATGCTGGCGCAGATCGTGCGCCCCATCCGCCGCGTGGGGGCCTATGTGCCCGGAGGCAGCGCGCCGCTGCTCTCGACGGTGCTCCACACCGTGGTGCTCGCGCGCGTGGCCGGGGTGCAGGAGGTGATCGTGGCGACGCCGCCCCCGGTGCACCCGGGGGTTATGGCCGCCGCCTGGGCCGCAGGCGCCGACCGCCTCTTCGCCATGGGCGGGGCCCAGGCCGTCGCCGCGCTGGCCTACGGGACGGAGCAGGTGCCGCGGGTGGACAAGATCGTGGGGCCGGGCAACCTCTTCGTCACGCTCGCCAAGAAGGAGGTCTACGGGGTGGTCGGCATCGACGGCCTGGCCGGGCCCACCGAGACCCTGATCGTCGCCGACGCCAGCGCCGACCCCGCCACCGTGGCCGCCGACCTGCTGGCCCAGGCCGAGCACGACCCCGCGGCCGAGCCCTGGCTGCTCTCGCCCGACGCCGGGCTGCTCGACGCGGTGGCGGCGGAGCTCGAGCGCCAGCTCGAAACCCTGCCGCGCGCGGAGATCGCGCGCGCGGCCTTGCAGAACGGCGGGCTGGTCCAGGTGCGCGACCTGAGCAGCGCCCTCGAGCTCGCCGACCTGTACGCCCCCGAGCACCTCTGCCTTTCGGTGGAACGCCCCACCGACTGGCTGGGACAGGTCAACAACGCCGGCGGCGTCTTCCTGGGGGAGCATTCGGGCGAGGCCATCGGCGACTACCTGGCCGGGCCCAGCCACGTGATGCCCACCTCGGGTTCGGCCCGCTGGACGGGCGCTCTGGCGGTGCGCGACTTCCTCAAGATCGTGCCGGTGGTGGCGCTCAGCGCCCGGGCCGCCGCCGAGCTTTCGGCGTTGGGGGCGCGGTTGGCGCGCGAGGAGGAGCTGGAGGCGCACGCCCGCTCGCTCGAGCGGCGCGCGGGGCCCTCAGGCGCGTAG